In Mycobacterium sp. 050128, the genomic window CGTCGGCCATAAACGGCGTATATATAACAGTGTCGGCACCGAGCCCGATCAAGGCGTCGATGTCCGTTGTGGCCAGCACTCCGGTCTCGGAACGGCCGCAGAGCCTGCCCGCGTCGATACCCGCCTTCTCAGTCGCCGGTCGTGATCTACGACGATGCTGATCTCACGGCGGCGATCACGATGGCGGCGATGGGCATATTCGTGCATTCCGGTTAGGGATGCGTCTGCGGGTCACGGAACTCGGTGCGCCTTGGCGGCCCGCAGGACGTGGACTCACACATTGGCCCACTCATCAGTGCCAAGCAGCTCACCCGCGTCATAGGCTACATCGACGAAGGCAAACGTGACGGCGCAGAAGTAGTCACCGGAGGGCACCGGCTTGACCGACCCGGATACTTCGTGTATCCGACTGTGCTGACCGGTGTCGACCCAGGTATGCGGCTCTACCAGGAAGAGATATTCGGACCCGTGGTCCCGATCATGCCGTTCGATGAAGACGATGAGGTGGTCGCGCTGGCGAATGACAGCGTCTACGGACTTGCCGCGACTGTGTGGACTCGTGATCTGAGCCGTGCCCATCGCCTCGCGCGCCGAATGCAAGCAGGAACCATTAGCATCAACTGTCAGTTGGTCTTTGACCACTCGATGCCGTTTGGTGGTTACAAACAGTCCGGTTGGGGCTACGAGTTCGGCAGAGAAGGGATCGAGGCGTACCTGCAAACGAAGGCTGTGTGGGCCCAGCTGTGATCCGATAGCAGCGGTCTGAGAATCAGGCGAACCGCCCCATGCCCGGAGACTCTGATGTGCCCGTATTAGACGGTGTCGGCCACGACGACCCAATCTGACAGACGGCTCTTGGGTGAGTTGGTCGGGGTGTCTCAAGAGCTAGTCTTGCAAATAACCATCGCAAACCTGCGATTTCCACACTTATGAGTCAAGAGAACGACATCGCGCGACGACCAGTCGGTCAACGGGTGCGATATACCAACGTCTCCACGACCGCGCAGATCTTGGTTCAACAGAACGATGCTCTCGCAAAGGCCGGGTTCCCGAAGACCTTCTCAGACATCATGTTCGGGGGGCACTTTTCTGTCCCGGCTAGGTAGCTGAATAGGGTTCACCCCATCAATCCGTCAGCTGCGCAGCGTGGCGGGTGGCTCGCCGCTGTACTCGTCGCCGCTGGTGCGGTCGGCGGAGGTACGGAGGCGTTCGCTCCACGTGCGCGCGCCATGTCGTCGCCGGAGGTGGAGTACGGGAATGACGTAATGGTCAGAAGGCACTACAGCTTCTCCACCCCCGACGAAGCCATCGAGTATGGCTACCGAATCTGTGACAAGATCACCCATGGTGAGCCCTACGCCCAAATCATGGGCCACGTGAAAAGTGACGTGCTCCCCAACGACGAGTTTGCGGCGAATTACCTTGTCTCGTATGCGGTCAACCTACTGTGCCCTGCCCAGATCTGGCAGCTGAGGAACTCAGCTCAGGGCTACCGACCACCAGCATGACCACGCACAGGTGTTGATACCCCTGCACCCGAAAGCGCACTCAGACCGTCAAGACGAGAGGTCGCGCGCACGCTGAGAAAGCAACTTGGACAACGAGGTAGCACGCTCAGGCTCCATTCGTCCCAGTACTGCTTTTTGCCCATATGGTCATCCCTACGGTGCAGACCACGATCACGACGCCGCAAGCTGTATAGAGCGTTGCCTCCGACACTCCTGGCGTGATAGTCGGCACGAGGTATATCGCAAGCCCGAATCCGCCGGTCAGCAAGATTGTGAACGCTTGCACTCGACCAATCATTCCGGTGTCGACGATGGTCAAGAGATGGCCGTTGGCCGCTGCCCGCGACACGTTCCACAACATGCCAGATACAGCGTAGAGAACCACGGCGATGATCGTCGTCCTGGCCTGAGCGAACACGATAAGTCCTCCGCCCGCACCGATCAGGACCGCGGGGGTGAGTTCTTGCAGGCGGTGAGCGACGGACGAAATGCCGACGATCGCCGATGCCACCATGCCACAAATTGCGGCCGTCATTTCCAGCCCGCCGAACAGCCCGCTGTCACCACCAAGTGATCGGGTCACAAATCCTGGGAGCAACAGGTTGGTCACCTGAATCGCCGAAAGCCAAGCCGACAGTCACTGCCGCTGAGAGGGCTTGACGGCCGGCAGTTAGGTATGTGAGTGCCTCTCGCGAGGCGGCCAGCAGGTTAAGACGTTGAGCAGGGGACGGGACGTCGCGCACCTGTGGAGTAATCATCGGCACCACAGCAAGACTTGCTAACCCGGCCAAGGCAAATACGAGTGCTGATGCGCGCCCGCCGAGCCTGTCGATGGCGAGTCCGGCCGTACCTGTCCCAATGGCGATACCGAGCTGATTGAAAAGCGATAGCCGAACAGCGAATCGCATCCGTTGCGATGGCGGGACGAGAGCCTGCAGGATGCCGCTGAGTGATCCGGACACGAGTGCGAAACCGAACGCCCCTAGAACGCCATAGGCGATAAGAAGGACAGCCGAAGCAGAGTGTGAGACCCACTCGGTGGATGCGACGAGGGCTAGGCTCAGGGAACGAATGGTTTACCCTGCCGCGGTGATGTGCACGCGATCATGCTGGCGTCGGCGGGCTCGCCATGTCGGCGTTGCTGGCCAAGAACAGAGTTAATTCCCTGCTGGTCGAACGGCGGCCCGAGGTCTTTGTCTACCCGAAAGCCCGCAACATCGGCTTCCGCACCTTGGAGATCCTTCGCCGTCTCGGCGTGGGGGATCCGATCCACGCCGTCGCCGAGCGCACGTCGGACACGGTGGTCAAGGCGACCGTGAACAGCCCAGTAGAAGAACCGGCCGTCGCTATGAACGCCCTTGTCTCCGAATTGGTTTCCGAGTTTGGGGGGCTGAGCCCGGAGCCTTCCGTGCAGTTCTGCCCGCAGAGCAAGTCCGAGCCGATCCTGCTCGCAGAAGCCCGCCGGCTCGGTAGCCAGGTGCGCTACGGGACACCGTTGTCGTCCTTCGAACAGGGCGACAACGGTGTCACCGCGGTGCTACGCGACCGGGTTCGGGAAAGTCCGAAACGGTGCGCGCCGACTACCTGGTCGCCGCCGACGGTGTCCATAGCCCGGTCCGAGACACACTGGGCATCGGCACGTCGGGGTCGAGTTGGTGGCCGCTGTACTCCATCCTCATTTACTTCCGGGCGCCGTGGCGCAAATTCGTCCCTCACCTGGGCGATGGGGATGTTCTGCAAGTCAAGAATTCCGAGGTGGATGGGATGTTCCTCCCGGTTGAAGGTAACCTTGGGGTGTTCATCATCACCTATCTCCCTGATCGCGGGGAAACCGCCGAGCAATTCACCCCGGACCATTGCCACGAGCTGCTCCTCAAGGCCATCGGTGAACAGATTCCTGTGGAAAACATCGACATCATGCGCTGGCAACCAGCTGAACGGGTCACCGACCAATTCCAGTGTGGGCGTATCTTTCTCCTCGGCGACTCGGCGCACACCATACCGCCGTTTCGGGCCGGGGGAGCCAACATCGCCATCCAGAGCGCAGACAACCTGGCCTGGAAGCTCGCCGCCGTCGTGAACGGCATGGCCGGACGGGAGCTGCTGAGCACCTACCACACCGAGCGGCACCCCATCGGGCGTTTCTCCGCCCGCCAGTCATGCACCGGACCACAGCTTGAAGCCCTGCGGTTCGAAGACGACAGCGTGACGTTGCCGCCGGAGGAAAAGGCGTCGAACTTCGCCGTCGCGATCGGCTACCAGTACAGGTCGGCCGCGATCGTGAACGGCGACGCCGCTGCGGCGGATCCCGACGCGGTGTCCCCCGTCGAGGACTTGCACGGACAACCCGGCACCCGCATCCCGCACGTCTGGGTACGTCGCGACGGGCAGCGCATCTCGACCCTCGACCTGCTCGGTGCGGGGTTCACCTTGCTCACCGGGGCGGACGGGAGTCGGTGGACCGCCGCTGCGACGTCGACGTCGGAGGCGTTGGGTGTGCCGATCACCGTCCATTGCATCGACGACACCGTCGATCCCGACGGCTCCTGGGAGGCTGTCACCGGGCTCAAGCCCGACGGGGCGCTGTTGGTCCGCCCAGACGGCTTCATAGCGTGGCGCGCCGACGAACTTCCCGCGGACCCGGACACCGAACTGCGCCAAGTACTTTCAACCCTCATTTGCCTGTAGTTGACCGGCGGTGTCGCTGTGGTCGGAGGTTGCATCAGGGAATTGTTCTCACAGATCCTGTCCGGTCAGCCAGTGATCGATTCGTTCGGCGACCGCCTGCCAGCCCGGCTCAAGCATCATGATGTGACCCATACCAGGGAAGAACTCAGCTTCCGTCCCGTTTGCGCGTGCCGTCTTGCGCATTTCGTCTTGGCTGAAACAGCCGTCACACTCGGCTCCCAAGACCAGCAGGGGCGTGATCACTCGCGAAGCAGCAGCAAGGCTGAGCATCGTTAAATCGAGCGTTTGTCTTCTCATGTACTCTCCGTCCAGCATCGTGCGCCAGGCCCGGCGACCATCTTTCTGATACCCAGGTGACAAGAATCAGGTCGCCGCTGACTCGTCTGACGCTAGGCTTCCCCACACCGATTTCCAGGACATCAGGTTCCTCGGTTTGAAGATGGTCGATCGTCGCTTCGCGATCCCTCACGCGCCCCGACGCATCAATCTCCCTGAATTCTGGTGCCAGCAAGGTCCGCAACCGGTCAGGGTCGGCGCGTAAAGCCTTTAGTTGCAGTTCATGTTCGAGTTCGAGCACGCGGTCGATGTCCTCGTCCACCATCTCACCGCCTCTGAACGGTCGCCGTGTAGGTTACCGTCGCGCAGACCTGGCCATCTCGACGGCAATTACACTGCCGCTGCCTAGCCACATGCCGCTCCACCACCGGTTGCCGTGAAACGATGCGCAGGCGGTCGCGTGGCGTAACCCCGTCTTGGCTAGCGCCGTCGGTTCATCCTCTCCCACTACGTGGGCCCGACGTTAAACGGGACGTGCCCAGAGTGCCGATGTAACCAACTTGTCTAGCTTCCGGCCATGCTGGCACTCGCCAGCGATCAGGGACAGCTACCGGACATGGAGAGCCTCACCCATGGGAGTGAGTGTGCGATTCTTCGAGATCGGACTGATGCACATGCGAATGCGTATGCTCAGTCCCACCGTCATGGCTGTGCGGATGTTCGTGCTCGATGTGCCCGTGGTCGTGGGCAGTGTGGGCGTGTGAGTGTGTCACCGAACCGTGATTGTGCTCGCGCGCGTGCGGGTCATCATGGGAGTGCTGCTTGGTCATTATTATCTTCTCCTTCACTGGAAGCCGTACCAAGTTCGGCCACTAACAGTTTCTGTACCGCCGCTGACCCGCCTGTGGCCGGTCTGTGCTGCCCTCGGCGCGTCGCCAGCTCCGACTCCAACAACGCACGCAACGCTGCGTCGTCACACTGATGTCCTTGTACCCCGCGGCAGCCACGCTCGGCGTTGGACAGGCATCCACCAGTTGGCGGAGACGCTTCGCGGCCAGGTCGTGAGAGATCTCGTCCCTCGCGGCCAGCGCCGACTAGGGACACCGTGATCAGCGACCCCAACACTTGCCGCAGTGTCGCACCTGCCAGCATCCACTAAAACGTCACCATCAGATGGCCTCCGGCTGCCAGCCCAGCCGTCCAAGACTATCTGCATTTATACGCAGATACTAGCACAGTGGGCAATTAGTGATCTGCTGAACCGCTGATGAGGCGGCCGATCGGCGTCTTGCGGTGGCCCGCCATGAGCGTGGCCCAGGGGTCTTCCCTGCGAAAGTCGCTCTCCAACTTCCGATTACGATGCGAACCCGGCGATCGGTCAGCCACCATCCACTCGTTTGAAAGGCTCGACCAGAGTAGTGGTGGATCGCTATTTCGAGACGTTGCAGTGTGAGCCCGTGTGCGATGTCTCGTTTCCCTGGGTGGTGGGGGCGACGATCATGGACACGGTGTAGTCGTGGCCTGCAAAGGGCTCATGATTTGACGTTGCACACGTGGACGTCCGCCCGGCGAGGGCGGCTAGTTGCCCAGATCGGCCAGAACTTGCTTGGCGGCGCGGACGCAATCGGCGAGGCTCGAGTCAGCGTGTAGTGCTACTTGACCGAGGATGCCGCGGACCTCGCCCGCGGTGACGCCATTGGCTAGAGCTTTTCTGATCTCGACACGCAGGTCGTCGGTTCGCCGGAGAGCCGCAGCGCCGGCGATGTTCAGCATGCTGAGATCTTTCGCGGACAAGGCGCTATTGTGCTGGGACCTCTGATCATCGCCTTGCATGCGACCTTCTGTCTCTAAAGTGTTCGGACTCAACCGTTTCGCTGGCGTTGAAGGTCGCCTTTGTCAGGCACTGGCCCACGGTCTGCGGGTTTTGTGCTTCGTATCCGCTCGTCAGGCGGAACACCGCGCGATCAAGGATCGGCAGGATATCGGTGACGGTGATCTCTCCGGCGGTGAAGCGGCCCAACAGCCCGTACACCAGAGTGGAGATGATGGTGTCGAGGTCGG contains:
- a CDS encoding DUF732 domain-containing protein; the protein is MSSPEVEYGNDVMVRRHYSFSTPDEAIEYGYRICDKITHGEPYAQIMGHVKSDVLPNDEFAANYLVSYAVNLLCPAQIWQLRNSAQGYRPPA
- a CDS encoding DUF4440 domain-containing protein — encoded protein: MVDEDIDRVLELEHELQLKALRADPDRLRTLLAPEFREIDASGRVRDREATIDHLQTEEPDVLEIGVGKPSVRRVSGDLILVTWVSERWSPGLAHDAGRRVHEKTNARFNDAQPCCCFASDHAPAGLGSRV
- a CDS encoding zinc transporter Slc39a7, which translates into the protein MTKQHSHDDPHAREHNHGSVTHSHAHTAHDHGHIEHEHPHSHDGGTEHTHSHVHQSDLEESHTHSHG
- a CDS encoding carboxymuconolactone decarboxylase family protein, yielding MSAKDLSMLNIAGAAALRRTDDLRVEIRKALANGVTAGEVRGILGQVALHADSSLADCVRAAKQVLADLGN